GACAAACGCCGCAAGCTGTACAACGGCCGGCTGGAGTGCACGCTGTTCCAGTACCAGGGCCCGAAGCCTCCGAAGGGGGAAGGGGGAGGGCGGAAGCAGGGCGCCGAACCAGCGTCGGCCGCCAAGACGTCAGTAGTCGAACCCGCTCCCAAGGCCTCGGTTGATGCACCCCAGCGCGCGTTCGGCGGCCTCAAGCCCGAGGCGGCCCGCCAGGCGGAGGAGTTCAGCAACCGCCTGAAGAAGCTCGCGCGTCACCTGCGGAAGTGGCCGACCAAGCGGGGGATCACGTGCTATCGGATCTACGATCGCGACATCCCCGAGGCGCCGTTCGCCATCGACCGCTACGACGACGCGCTGCACATCGCCGAGTACGAGCGGCCGCACGACCGCACGCCGGCCGAGCACGCCGACTGGCTGGACCACATGGTCCGCACCGCGGCCGACGCGCTCGAGACGCCCCGCGAGCTGGTGTTCGTCAAACGCCGCTTCCGCCAGCGGGGCGAAACCCAGTACCAGCGGGTCGCCGAACAGCAGGCGGTCCGCCTGGTGAAGGAGGCGGGCCTCACCTTCCGAGTGAACCTGTCGGACTACGTCGACACCGGGCTGTTCCTGGACCACCGCGTCACCCGCGGCCGCTTCCGCGACGAGGCCGAGGGCAAGCGGGTGCTGAACTTGTTCGCCTACACCGGCGCGTTCAGCGTCTACGCGCTGGCCGGCGGCGCCGAGCGGGTCACCACGGTCGACCTCTCGCCCACCTACCTCGACTGGGCCCGCGACAACGTGCGGCTCAACAAGCTGGACGCGTCTCGGTGCGACTTCGTGGAGGGCGACAGCCAGGAGTTCGTCGAGTCGCTCCCCGCCGAGCCGCTGTTCGACCTGGCAATCGTCGACCCGCCGACCTTCAGCAACACCAAACGGGGCGCCGACGACTGGGACGTGCAGCAGCACGCCGCGCCGCTCTTGGTCGAAGTGGCCAAACGGATGCCGCCCGGCGGGGTGATCTACTTCTCCACGAACTCGCGCCGCTTCAAGCTGGACGAGGACCAGCTGTCCGGGCTAGCCATCCGTGAAATTAGTCGGCAGACGGTCCCCGAAGACTTCCGCAACAAACGCATCCACCGCTGCTGGCGGATGGTGAAGGAGTAGACGGTCGTCTAGGTAGCCGGCGAGCTACGCCTCGGCGGTGTTCATCTTGGCCAACCACCAAGGCACAAAGCCACGAAGGGGTGGCGCCAACCGGGCAAACAGCTCTTTGTGCTCTTTGTGACCTTGGTGGTGAAAAGAATCCCGTTGCATTAAGCAAGGCCTCGCGGATCCGATTTGATGCACCACGACGGTCACAAAGGGCACAAAGCCATTGCCCCGCGATGATTCGCGAGGCAAGCAATCCTTTGTGCTCTTCGTGGTGAATCCTCCCTGAATCCGCCGAGGCGTAGCTCGCCGGCTATTCACTTGTTGCTGAGCAGCATTTCCAGCTCGGCCAGCTCTTTCTCGTAGCCGCTGGAGAGCAGCGGGAAGCGGCACCACGATTTGGGATCAAGATTCTCGTCGTCCAGGTGGAAGCTGGGCGCGTAGCGTTCGCGCTTCCACTGATTGCGGCTCCAGAGCTGGAAGAAGCGGATCACCCAGCGGCCCACCTGCGTGCGGTCGTGCTCGGGGAACTGCGCGGCGACCGCGCGGAACGCCTCCAGCGGCAGGCGTTTGTCCCGCATGGCCGAGCGCTCGATTGCGTCGAGCACCGGGTAGGGCATCAGGTCGCCCTCGTCGGTCTGGTCCTGATCGGCGGGGCGGAGCTCGGCGGTCGGCTCCAGGCCGTTGACCGCTTTCAGATACGGCTGCGGTCCCACCCCGTGCGGGCCGACCTGCTCCATCCACTGCAGCCACCGCCGCAGGAACGCCTTGTCGATGCCGGCCACCGGCGAGAGCCCGCCGCAGGTGTCGCCGTCCATGGTGGCATAGCCCACGGCCGCCTCGCTGCGGTTGCTGGTCGCCAGCAGTAGCGCGCCGCGGAGGTTGGCCAGCATCCACACCGCCGGCCCGCGGGCGCGGGCCTGGATGTTCTGCAGCGCGATGTCGTCCTGTTCCCACGTGAGCTCCCGGCCGACCGACTTGCTGACCGTGCTGACGTAGCCTTTGACGAGCTCGTCGACGCTCCAGTCGAGGAACGCAGCGCCGACGCCCTCGGCCACCGCCCGGGCCGAGTTGAGGGTCTCGTCGCTGGAGTTCTCCGTCGCCTGGTAGACGCACGCCAGCAGCCCGGCGACCAGCTGTTCGACGCTGGCCGACTCGTCCAGTCCCGCGGCGGCGGCGACACTTTGGATCCGCTCGAGCACCTCCGGCATGCCGAGCTCATCGACGGCCAGGCGGGCCATCATCGCCGACAGCACGGCCACGGCGGACGAGTCGGCGCCGCCGCTCAGCGACACCACAAACCCGTTCGCGCGGCTCTTACGCAGGTAGTCGAATAGCGCCAGCGAAACCGCGCGGGTAAACTCCTCCTCCTTGTGGTCGGGGCCGGCCTCCCAGTTGGTGGGGGGCGCACAGTGCTCGTCGGGCGCGTCGGCGCCCGGATCAGGCCACGCAAAAGACCACTGCACCAGCCCGTCGGGCGGCAGGGGCCGCGTCACGCCCGCGTCGAACGACTGCGCCCGACTCCGCCGCACCGCGTCGATGTCCACGACCGCGGTGGTTAGCACGTAGTCGGCGAACGACAGCCGCGGCCCGCTGGCGACAATCTTGCCGCCGCTGGCGATGATCGTGTCGCCGTCGTACACGGAGCGTCCCGACTCGTTGCCCAGCAGGTTGCAGTGCACGTAGCTGACGCACTGCGCCCGCGAGCCCTCGATCACGATCCGCTGGCGGGTCTGCTGCTTGCCGAACGCGAAGTGGCTGGCGCTGGGGTTGAGGATGATGTCCGCGCCGCGCTGGGCCAGGCCCGGCCCGGAACGGTCGGCCACCCACGCGTCGCGGCAGATCTCGAAGCCGACCCGCACGCCGCCCAGGTCGAACAGCAGGTCGCCGATCGGGTCGCCCAGCATGCTGACCACTCCGGGCGTCCAGCGGCGGAACCAGCGGGACTCGTAGTGGATGCCGTCGGTCGCGAGGAACTGCTTGCAGACGATGCCCGCCAGCTCGCCGTCCACCAGCAGAGCGCACGCGTTGTAGAGGGCCGAGTCGTAGAACACCGGCAGCCCGACCGCCACGGCCATCCCCTCGGTGGCCGGGCGCAGCGCGAGCATGTTCTCGTAGGCGGCCTGCTGCACGCCGGTGCTGAAGAACATGTCCTCGCAGCCGTAGCCGCTGACGCACAGCTCCGGCAGGCAGAGCAGCCCGACGCCGCTCTGGCGGGCGTCGGCGATGACGGCCTCGATCCGGCGGCGGTTGCCGTCCCAGTCCATGGGCGTCTGGTTGACCGACGCGGATCCCAGGCGGATGAGTTTCACGGCGCAGTAGTCCCTAGGGGCAAAAAGAGCGGCGGCCCGGCCGCGCTACTTGTTGTCGAACTGCAGCGGCAGCTGCGGGTCGTGGGCGTGGCCGAACTCTTGGAAGAGCTTGCTCGGCTGGATGTCGCGGTTGTGCTGGTACTTGCTGGCGTACTCGCTCACCTCGCCGGTCAGCTCGTGGTAGAAGATCTGGCAGATCGGCACGCCGGGGTAGATCCGCACCGGCTGGATGCAAGAGATCTCGAGCGTCCAGTAGCCGGAGAAGCCGGCGTCGCCGAAGCCGGCGGTCACGTGCACAAACATGCCGAGCCGCCCGATCGACGAGCGGCCCTCGATCTGCGGCACCAGGTTGTGCGTGGTGGTCTTCTCGACCGTGCGGCCCAGGTACAGGTGGTTGGGGCTGATCACCAGCCCATCGGACGGGATCTCGATCCGCCGGACGCGGTTCTCTTTGGCCATGTCCAGCACGACCTCTTCGTACACAATCAGCTCGTTGTGCAGGCAGAGGTTGTAGCTGTTGGGGTTGAGGTTGGCCTCGTCGTACGGCTCGATCTGGATCTCGCCGTCGAGCCGCCGACGGATTTCGTTGCCTGAGAGGATCATGGGGGGCCGGGTGCTGTGGGCGGGGCGCGTTCCGCGCGACTCGCTGGGCTGCGCTACACGCCGATCTGGGGGCAGAACTTGTTCATCGAGCACGCTCCGCAGTCGGGCTTCCTTGCGTTGCAGACCGCCCGCCCATGATGGATCATGCGGTGCGAAAAGTCGATCCACTCTTTCTTGGGCAGCAGCTCCATGAGGTCGTTCTCGACTTTGACCGCGTCCTTCTGAACGGTCAGGCCGAGTCTGCGGCTCAGCCGCCCGACGTGCGTGTCGACGACCACGCCGGTCGGGATGCCGTAGGCGGTCCCCAGCACAACGTTGGCCGTCTTGCGGCCAACCCCCGCCAGACCAACCAAAGTGTCCAGATCCTCGGGCACCTGGCCGTCGAACTTCTCGACCAGCTCAGCGGAGCACGCCTTGACGTTCTTCGCCTTGTTGCGGAAGAAGCCGGTGCTCTGCACGGCCTTCTCGAGCTTTGCGATCGACATCTTGGCGATCGCGTGGGCGTCGGGGTGCGTGGCGAACAGCTTCTCGGTGACCATGTTGACCCGCTCGTCGGTGCACTGGGCCGACAGGATGGTCGCGATTAACAGCTGGAACGGGGTCTCATGGACCAGGGCGCAGGGCGCTTCTGGGTAGTCCGCCTTGAGCCGCCGCACGACCCGTTTGGCCTGAGATTTCCGTTCCTCGGCAGGGAGCTCCGGCGTCTTGGACGCGGCTGGCTTGGCGGCGGTCTTCTTCTTGGCCATGCGGCGGGCTTCGGGATGGGGGCGGCCGGGGAAAGGCCTCATTTTGGGGGGCCGGCGACCGGTGTCAACGCCCGGGACAGGCCCGTAGCGGGGCGACGGCGGCTT
This genomic interval from Posidoniimonas corsicana contains the following:
- the rlmKL gene encoding bifunctional 23S rRNA (guanine(2069)-N(7))-methyltransferase RlmK/23S rRNA (guanine(2445)-N(2))-methyltransferase RlmL → MPLPLAATTAFGVEAVVRRELEALGYPAKITAPGRVAFEGDPQAIAQANLWLRAGERVVVELASFPATDFGQLFDGVAALDWAAWIPPDGEFPVRGRSRGSQLSSVPACQKIVKKAIVERLRQQHGVQELPETAGLYGVEVALVDDVATLTLDTTGVGLHKRGYRPVTSSAPLRETLAAAIVQLSYWRNGRPLLDPFCGAGTLAIEAAMIGRQIAPGLRRVFAAEDWPAVPADVWQAAREQAQQRMLPALDERILATDADDQVLVTARRSAERAGVLEDIHFQQRAFADTLSKREYGCLITNPPYGERLGEQREIEELYQAMPLVLRRLPTWSHYVLTSRLDFEQLVGQTADKRRKLYNGRLECTLFQYQGPKPPKGEGGGRKQGAEPASAAKTSVVEPAPKASVDAPQRAFGGLKPEAARQAEEFSNRLKKLARHLRKWPTKRGITCYRIYDRDIPEAPFAIDRYDDALHIAEYERPHDRTPAEHADWLDHMVRTAADALETPRELVFVKRRFRQRGETQYQRVAEQQAVRLVKEAGLTFRVNLSDYVDTGLFLDHRVTRGRFRDEAEGKRVLNLFAYTGAFSVYALAGGAERVTTVDLSPTYLDWARDNVRLNKLDASRCDFVEGDSQEFVESLPAEPLFDLAIVDPPTFSNTKRGADDWDVQQHAAPLLVEVAKRMPPGGVIYFSTNSRRFKLDEDQLSGLAIREISRQTVPEDFRNKRIHRCWRMVKE
- the nadE gene encoding NAD(+) synthase → MKLIRLGSASVNQTPMDWDGNRRRIEAVIADARQSGVGLLCLPELCVSGYGCEDMFFSTGVQQAAYENMLALRPATEGMAVAVGLPVFYDSALYNACALLVDGELAGIVCKQFLATDGIHYESRWFRRWTPGVVSMLGDPIGDLLFDLGGVRVGFEICRDAWVADRSGPGLAQRGADIILNPSASHFAFGKQQTRQRIVIEGSRAQCVSYVHCNLLGNESGRSVYDGDTIIASGGKIVASGPRLSFADYVLTTAVVDIDAVRRSRAQSFDAGVTRPLPPDGLVQWSFAWPDPGADAPDEHCAPPTNWEAGPDHKEEEFTRAVSLALFDYLRKSRANGFVVSLSGGADSSAVAVLSAMMARLAVDELGMPEVLERIQSVAAAAGLDESASVEQLVAGLLACVYQATENSSDETLNSARAVAEGVGAAFLDWSVDELVKGYVSTVSKSVGRELTWEQDDIALQNIQARARGPAVWMLANLRGALLLATSNRSEAAVGYATMDGDTCGGLSPVAGIDKAFLRRWLQWMEQVGPHGVGPQPYLKAVNGLEPTAELRPADQDQTDEGDLMPYPVLDAIERSAMRDKRLPLEAFRAVAAQFPEHDRTQVGRWVIRFFQLWSRNQWKRERYAPSFHLDDENLDPKSWCRFPLLSSGYEKELAELEMLLSNK
- the dcd gene encoding dCTP deaminase — encoded protein: MILSGNEIRRRLDGEIQIEPYDEANLNPNSYNLCLHNELIVYEEVVLDMAKENRVRRIEIPSDGLVISPNHLYLGRTVEKTTTHNLVPQIEGRSSIGRLGMFVHVTAGFGDAGFSGYWTLEISCIQPVRIYPGVPICQIFYHELTGEVSEYASKYQHNRDIQPSKLFQEFGHAHDPQLPLQFDNK
- the nth gene encoding endonuclease III; the protein is MAKKKTAAKPAASKTPELPAEERKSQAKRVVRRLKADYPEAPCALVHETPFQLLIATILSAQCTDERVNMVTEKLFATHPDAHAIAKMSIAKLEKAVQSTGFFRNKAKNVKACSAELVEKFDGQVPEDLDTLVGLAGVGRKTANVVLGTAYGIPTGVVVDTHVGRLSRRLGLTVQKDAVKVENDLMELLPKKEWIDFSHRMIHHGRAVCNARKPDCGACSMNKFCPQIGV